Part of the Ardenticatenales bacterium genome is shown below.
AGAGGGGAATGGCGCTGGAGCTGTAGGTGTGTTGTTCGCCGGGGTAGAAGTTTTCCAGGATGCCGATGTCTTGTTGCGAGGCGAAGTAGGACATGGGGGGCTGGTCGCCGATGAGGATGTTGAAGATAATGCCGGAGATGGCGCGGGCATTGTCACTGCCGGCATTTTTCACCTGGTACACAAACGTCAAATCCGCCGCGTGGCTGGTGTCCACCGCCGTGGCGGTGCTCCATTCCTCCGTTGTGGCAATGGCGCTCTCGTTGCTGACGCTGAACTCCGCGTAGTCCTCGCGGTTGATGGACGTTGCCTGGCTGGACTCGTAGCCGACGCCAACCGCCTGCGACTGTTCGTAAACCTGACTGACGGAATAGGATGAACCGGATTCGTACCCCACTTCGTATCCTTGCGCGGACCCGCTGGTGGTTTGGAACTCCGTGCTTTTGGTGTTGGCCCAGGATTGCCCATAGGAACCTTCCAGGCTCAGGCCGATTTCGCCGTTGATCGAACCGCCGATCTCGCCTCCGGCGTCCACGGCTATTTTGAGCGTGCCACCCAGTTCCGCGCCGATGCCGGCATTGGCCCCCAATCCAATATCCCAACTCCCCCCGCTTTCCGTCTCATTCGCCACCCCAATTGTCTGCTCCGTAAAATACTCGTGGGAACTGGAAGCCATCTGTCCCTGATACTGACTGAACTCCGCCCCATCCGCCACGCTGTTCCCCACTTCTTGCCACGCACTGTAGGTATGCGTTGCCTCCTGTCCCACACCCATTGCCGTGCCCTGGGCGTGATTAGTGCCGTAGCTGAACGATTCGCCCACCCCGTGCGTCTCCCCTGCCGTGATTTCCGTCACCAACTCCACCGCCAGCGTATCTGGCAGAACGGTGATGGCAATTTGTGGATAGGCGGCTACAAATGGGTGATTGCCCGGCGGATCAACCCATCCCGGCATGTTGGGCGTAATAAAGGTGTCTTCCGGTCGCGGTAGCGCCCCGTAGCCCGGATACTTGGTGATACCAAACAACTCCTGCCCGTCGTCGAACTTGTCTCCATCCGTGCTTTCCCGATTTACGTTCAGCCCCACCACATTGATTTCCGCCAGGTCGGGCACGGAGTCAGCGTCGTCGTCGTAGCAGCCTGCATGATCTGGCGGCCATCCGGCAAATGGCTTGCCGTTGGTTGGGTTCTGGGATAGCAGTTGGCTTATTTCCGCGCCATCGCCAACCAGGTCGCCATCCGAATCTGGATTGTTGAGGTCCGTACACCACCAGCCTTCCTCCGTGTCCGTCAAACCATCGCCATCACTATCCACGGTGGGCGCATCTATCAGGGCGTCTCGCATCGCCTGATCGTCCGGCGCGAATGAAACGGTGTTCAGCGTCAACAGGGCATCGACCTGCCGTGGTCGGTATCCCAGGCGAGCCAGGTCCGCCAATTGATCCCTATCCGCGATTACCAGGGCGGCGTTGTCGCGTTCCTGTAGCAGAGCGAGCGTGAGGGCGGGCAGCGCGCGCTGTTCGGAAGGATTGCGCCAGCGCACCCAGGCGCGGAACAAGGGCGAGTCCTCCGCTTCGGTGGGATACGCTTCGGCCATGTTGATGTCTGGCAGGCTGGCCGCGGGTGTGCCCAATGGCGTTGCCAATAGGGATAGAAGAACGATAGCGGCAGTTATGCGATGCAAGACATGAGGATGATAAGACATGATCGACCTCCTGGAAGCCGCGGTTGTGTTTTAGAAACGAACGGGAGTGGGTTGGTGATTCCGCGTGAAGAAAGAAAGAGTCCCCCATGCCGGCATAATACGCCCGCAATTCTATGGGGCCAATTCGTGACACAGTGGGCTACCCCCCTGGGGATTGATTAACTGAAAACTGACGCCTATTTTCCCACCAATTTGTAGCCAATGCCATAGACGGTTTGAATATAGCGCGGTTCTTTGGGGTCGGGTTCGATTTTGCGGCGCAGGTTTTTGATGTGGCTGTCGAGGGTGCGTTCCATGCCGGCATATTCATACCCCATCCCCTGCCCGATCAACTCCCCCCGTGTAAACGCATACCCCGGATTCTCCAGCAGCAGCCGCAAAATATCGAACTCCGTCGGCGTCAGGTCCACCGCCGTCCCATCTACCGTCACCAGGCGCTGTCCCACATCCATGCGCAGCCCCGCCAGTTGCAGCACCTGCGGCGGCGTGTGTCCACCCGCCTGCGCGCGCCGCAACAGCGCCCGCACCCGCGCCACCACCTCGCGCGGGTTAAAAGGCTTCGTGATGTAATCATCCGCCCCCAGCTCCAACCCCAAAATCTTGTCCGTGTCCTCCACGCGCGCCGTAATCATAATGATGGGTGTCGCCGCCAGGCTGCTGTCACCGCGAATCAGGCGCGTCAGGTCCCAGCCATCCCGATCTGGCAGCATCAAGTCCAGCAGCAGCATGTCCGGCTTCTCCCGCCGCAGCGTATGCAGCGCCGTCTCGCCATTGGTCGCCGTGAACACCTCAAAACCAGACTGGGTCAGGTAGCCACGCAGCAGCCGCACAATCTCGCGGTCATCATCTACAACCAGAATGCGTTGTTTCAGCATAGCCGTATCCCCAATAAAATGCGCCGCGCATCAGGCACGGCCGCCCTCATCCAAGTGCTATTGTATCCCACGGGTTCGCTCGGAATTAACGTTGGACTTTCCAATACATAAGAACCCTTCAAGCGCATCCGTCAATGCCCGAGCGAAGCCTTCATTAACGGATGCGCCCCAAGCGGGCGAAACGGGTAATTCGTCCCCAGGCGACGCCTCGCGCTAGGCCGCTTCTCGCTGCCAGAAAAGGCGGGCGAGAATAAGGACGAGAAAAGAAAGCCCCAATAGGATAACGGAAAGGGTGAGGGCGACATTAAGCTCCAACTCGAACCCAATGTAAATCGCCAGGGGCATGGTTTGCGTGCGTCCGGGAAAATTGCCGGCAAAAATAATCGTCGCCCCAAACTCTCCCAAGGCCCGCGCCCAGGTGAGAACGGCCCCATTGAGCAGCGCCGCCCGCGACAGAGGAACGGTGATGTGCCAGAAGACGCGCCAATTGCTGGCCCCGTCCAACCCCGCGGCCTGCTCCATCTCCGGTTCCACGCCGCTAAAACCGACGATGGCGGATTTGATGTACAGAGGGGCGGCAATGAACATTTGCGCCATGACCACGGCTATGGGCGTGAAGGCGATGTTCAGGCCGAGGGTGTTCAGGAAAGTGCCGGCAATTCCCCGCCGCCCAAACGCCATCAACAACGCCACGCCCGCCACCGCCGGCGGCAGCACCGTGGGCAGATCAATCAACGTATCCACGGCCCGCCTCCCGCGAAACTGCCGCCGCGCCATCAAATAAGCCACAGGCGTCCCCGTGAGGATTACCAGCCCCGTGGAGACGGTGCTCGTGATCAGGCTGATGAAGATCGCCTGCTGCACCGCCACGCGCCCCAGGTTGAGAGCCACCTGTTGCGGCGAACTGCGCCAGATGAGGGCCAGCAGCGGCAGCGCCAGAAAAATCAACAGCGGCAGGCTGAGGGTCCAACCAAAGCGGGGCGGCTGGGGCGGCGGTGATGGTGAATGGCGGGCGCTCATGGGACGGTGGTTGTGGGGGGGAGAAAGCCGTATTGCCCCAGCACGGCTTGCCCGACGGGCGAGAGCAGATAAGCAATGAAGGCCGCGGCCAACTGGGGATGTGGGCTGTCGTTGAGGGGGGCGACGGGGTAGCTGGCGATTGGGTTCAGGGCGTTGGGGATGGGGAGGAGGTTGACGGGTTCGGGGCTGTTATGGGTGTCGCTGGCGTAGACAATGCCGGCATCTGCCTCCCCCAACGCCACCTTCGTCAACACCACCCGCACATTCTGCTCATACGAAACCACGTTCCTCATCACCGCCGCCGCAAAATCCGCCCCCAGCGCCCCCTCCTCGCTTGCCCGCGCCAAAAAATCGCGCGCATAACGACCCGCGGGCACTCCGGGAGCCGCCAGGATCACCTTCACGCCCGCGCGCCCCAGGTCCGCCAGCATGTGCAACCCCGCCGGATTATCCTCAGGGATAATCACCGCCAGCCGGTTCCGCGCAAACGGGCGCGGCGCGTCCGCATCAACCCGCCCGTTGGTGATGGCCGCCGCCATCTGCGCTTCATTGGCGCTGGCAAACACATCTCCCGGCGCGCCCTGGGCGATCTGCTGCGCCAACTGCTGCGAGCCGGCGAAGTTGAGCGTCACGCGCGCGCCCGGATGAGCCGCCTCGAACCGCGCCGCCACATCGGTGAACGCATCCGTCAGCGACGCGGCGGCGAAAACCGTCAAATCCGTGGTTGGCTCCGCCACGCCCTCTGCGCGGCAGCCGGTCAGCGCCAGCAGCCAGAGGCCGGCCAGCAGGCAAGCGATACGCAGCAGCGGTGGGGAAGGGATCATTTGGCAATGCGGGCGCGGCGCGATGCA
Proteins encoded:
- the modA gene encoding molybdate ABC transporter substrate-binding protein, producing the protein MIPSPPLLRIACLLAGLWLLALTGCRAEGVAEPTTDLTVFAAASLTDAFTDVAARFEAAHPGARVTLNFAGSQQLAQQIAQGAPGDVFASANEAQMAAAITNGRVDADAPRPFARNRLAVIIPEDNPAGLHMLADLGRAGVKVILAAPGVPAGRYARDFLARASEEGALGADFAAAVMRNVVSYEQNVRVVLTKVALGEADAGIVYASDTHNSPEPVNLLPIPNALNPIASYPVAPLNDSPHPQLAAAFIAYLLSPVGQAVLGQYGFLPPTTTVP
- a CDS encoding response regulator transcription factor — translated: MKQRILVVDDDREIVRLLRGYLTQSGFEVFTATNGETALHTLRREKPDMLLLDLMLPDRDGWDLTRLIRGDSSLAATPIIMITARVEDTDKILGLELGADDYITKPFNPREVVARVRALLRRAQAGGHTPPQVLQLAGLRMDVGQRLVTVDGTAVDLTPTEFDILRLLLENPGYAFTRGELIGQGMGYEYAGMERTLDSHIKNLRRKIEPDPKEPRYIQTVYGIGYKLVGK
- the modB gene encoding molybdate ABC transporter permease subunit, yielding MSARHSPSPPPQPPRFGWTLSLPLLIFLALPLLALIWRSSPQQVALNLGRVAVQQAIFISLITSTVSTGLVILTGTPVAYLMARRQFRGRRAVDTLIDLPTVLPPAVAGVALLMAFGRRGIAGTFLNTLGLNIAFTPIAVVMAQMFIAAPLYIKSAIVGFSGVEPEMEQAAGLDGASNWRVFWHITVPLSRAALLNGAVLTWARALGEFGATIIFAGNFPGRTQTMPLAIYIGFELELNVALTLSVILLGLSFLVLILARLFWQREAA